In Bacteroidota bacterium, a single window of DNA contains:
- a CDS encoding LOG family protein, with protein MSAVKQRAEKAYLNESFLTSPEARIIRMLSEYVEPRMRLSHARVRDTIVFFGSARIQSPEEVDAEIHQLENARSLAQQTNSMSPDVETELDEAMRRAKMHSDFSRYYVEASELARLLTEWSITKAAQNYERAQVAKGQIAAAQVKEQIPYVNVETIKTHSFKQRYVICSGGGPGIMEAANRGATLGGGKSIGFNIALPFEQMPNSYITDELNFEFHYFFMRKFWFAYLGKALVIFPGGFGTMDELFELLTLIQTGKIRKKMPIVVYGQDYWQQIVNFDKLAEFGMISRSDLNLVHFSDTPEDAFEHIKSELTRLDEGEETFLHSNPLT; from the coding sequence GTGTCAGCCGTCAAACAACGCGCCGAAAAGGCATACTTAAACGAATCCTTCCTGACGAGCCCTGAAGCTCGCATCATTCGCATGCTTTCGGAGTATGTCGAGCCGCGCATGCGGCTCTCGCATGCACGCGTGCGGGATACTATTGTATTCTTTGGCTCTGCCCGCATTCAGTCGCCCGAAGAAGTCGATGCGGAGATTCACCAACTTGAGAATGCTCGCTCGCTTGCCCAGCAAACGAACTCGATGTCGCCCGATGTCGAGACCGAACTCGATGAGGCGATGCGGCGCGCCAAGATGCACAGCGATTTTTCACGGTATTACGTCGAGGCATCCGAGCTGGCGCGCCTTCTCACGGAGTGGTCCATCACCAAAGCCGCGCAAAATTATGAGCGAGCGCAGGTGGCAAAAGGTCAGATTGCGGCCGCGCAGGTGAAGGAGCAAATTCCTTACGTCAATGTGGAGACCATCAAGACGCACTCCTTTAAACAACGATATGTCATTTGCTCCGGCGGCGGACCCGGCATCATGGAAGCAGCTAACCGGGGCGCAACGCTGGGCGGGGGGAAGTCCATCGGGTTCAACATCGCGTTGCCCTTCGAGCAAATGCCGAACAGTTACATTACCGATGAGCTGAACTTCGAATTCCACTATTTCTTCATGCGCAAATTTTGGTTTGCATATCTCGGTAAAGCCCTCGTTATTTTCCCCGGTGGGTTCGGCACGATGGACGAACTCTTCGAACTCCTCACCCTGATCCAAACCGGCAAGATTCGCAAGAAGATGCCGATCGTCGTTTACGGTCAGGATTATTGGCAGCAAATCGTGAACTTCGATAAACTTGCTGAATTCGGAATGATCTCTCGAAGCGATCTGAATCTCGTTCACTTCAGTGATACCCCAGAGGACGCATTCGAGCACATCAAGAGCGAGCTAACCCGACTCGATGAAGGCGAGGAGACATTCCTGCATTCGAATCCGCTGACGTAG
- a CDS encoding ATP-dependent Clp protease ATP-binding subunit: MPEGNFSNRVQDVIRLSREEAIRLGHDYIGTEHLLLGIIREGEGIAVKILRNLGADLYKIKKAIEDTVRSSGSTLTIGNIPLTKQAEKVLKITYLEAKLYKSDVIGTEHLLLSLLRDEDNIAAQILNQFTVTYDAVRAELDNIISGRPTSPPKTAAADATKKPERTKTPVLDNFGRDLTKMAADDKLDPIVGREKEIERVSQVLSRRKKNNPVLIGEPGVGKTAIAEGLALRIVQKKVPRILYEKRVVTLDLAALVAGTKYRGQFEERMKAVMNELEKAKDVILFIDELHTIVGAGGASGSLDASNMFKPALARGDIQCIGATTLDEYRQYIEKDGALDRRFQKIIVDPPTVEQTITILNNIKLKYEQHHSVHYSEKAIEQAVKLSDRYITDRFLPDKAIDVLDEAGSRVHLANVHAPKNIEELEKKIEEVKTEKNLVVKTQNFEEAARLRDLEKKYQQDLELAVSQWEAETGAQVYEVSEEDIADVVAMMTGIPVNKVAEGETSKLLNMMESLRGSVVGQDEAIEKLTKAIRRARAGLKDPNRPIGSFIFLGPTGVGKTELAKVLARYLFDTDDALVRIDMSEYMEKFSVSRLVGAPPGYVGYEEGGQLTEKVRRKPYSVVLLDEIEKAHPDVFNILLQVLDDGQLTDSLGRRVDFKNTIIIMTSNVGTKDIKKQARIGFGESAGGDEHTKMKDQVDESMKRLFNPEFLNRIDDTIVFRHLEKDDIKLIIKISLGKLLKRVHEMGVEVELTDKALDFLSEKGYDKTFGARPLKRAMQKFVEDPIAEEILKGTVKDGTLVKVDVAANGAELLFTIETKAGVGPDAQPVSLPTASIDEVMKEAGITTAPPEEEAHHEAHTDSGGDHPEPAEV; this comes from the coding sequence ATGCCAGAAGGCAATTTTTCAAATCGAGTTCAGGACGTCATTCGGCTGTCGCGCGAAGAAGCGATCCGGCTAGGCCATGATTACATCGGCACGGAGCACCTGCTCCTCGGGATTATTCGGGAGGGCGAAGGGATCGCGGTCAAGATCCTCCGCAATCTCGGGGCCGACCTTTATAAGATCAAGAAGGCGATCGAGGATACCGTTCGGTCATCCGGATCGACGCTCACGATCGGCAATATCCCGCTGACCAAGCAGGCTGAGAAGGTGCTGAAGATCACCTATCTCGAAGCCAAACTGTACAAGAGCGATGTCATCGGCACCGAGCACCTGCTGCTGTCGCTGTTGCGCGATGAGGATAATATTGCCGCGCAAATCCTGAATCAGTTTACGGTCACCTACGATGCCGTACGTGCCGAGCTTGATAATATCATCTCGGGCCGCCCAACATCACCGCCAAAAACCGCCGCGGCAGACGCGACGAAAAAGCCCGAGCGGACGAAAACGCCCGTGCTCGATAACTTCGGTCGCGACCTGACCAAAATGGCTGCGGACGACAAACTCGACCCCATTGTGGGCCGAGAGAAGGAGATCGAGCGCGTGAGCCAGGTGCTCTCACGCCGCAAGAAAAATAATCCGGTGCTTATTGGCGAGCCAGGCGTTGGCAAAACCGCAATCGCGGAAGGCCTGGCGCTGCGCATCGTTCAGAAGAAGGTCCCGCGCATTCTTTACGAGAAGCGCGTGGTCACCCTCGATCTGGCTGCACTCGTGGCCGGCACAAAGTACCGCGGTCAGTTCGAAGAGCGTATGAAGGCTGTGATGAACGAGCTTGAAAAAGCGAAAGACGTCATTCTCTTCATCGATGAGCTTCATACAATCGTTGGCGCCGGTGGCGCTTCGGGTTCGCTCGATGCTTCGAACATGTTCAAGCCGGCGCTGGCCCGTGGCGACATCCAGTGCATTGGCGCGACGACGTTAGACGAGTACCGCCAGTACATCGAAAAGGATGGTGCTCTCGACCGACGCTTCCAGAAGATCATTGTCGATCCGCCGACTGTCGAGCAGACGATCACGATCCTGAATAACATCAAGCTGAAGTATGAGCAGCACCATAGCGTGCATTACTCGGAGAAGGCGATCGAGCAAGCTGTAAAACTTTCCGACCGCTATATCACGGACCGTTTCCTGCCCGATAAGGCCATTGACGTGCTCGATGAAGCCGGCAGCCGCGTGCATCTGGCAAATGTTCATGCGCCGAAGAATATTGAGGAGCTGGAGAAGAAGATCGAAGAGGTCAAGACCGAAAAGAATCTTGTCGTCAAGACCCAGAACTTCGAAGAAGCGGCTCGCTTGCGCGATCTTGAAAAGAAGTATCAGCAAGATCTCGAATTGGCTGTTTCCCAGTGGGAGGCCGAGACGGGCGCACAGGTCTACGAAGTCAGCGAAGAGGACATTGCAGATGTCGTCGCAATGATGACGGGTATCCCGGTTAACAAGGTTGCCGAAGGTGAAACCTCGAAGTTGCTCAACATGATGGAGTCCCTGCGTGGCTCTGTCGTTGGTCAGGACGAGGCCATCGAGAAGTTGACGAAGGCAATCCGCCGGGCTCGCGCCGGACTCAAAGATCCGAATCGGCCCATCGGCAGCTTTATCTTCCTTGGCCCTACGGGCGTGGGAAAAACCGAGCTCGCGAAAGTGCTCGCGCGGTATCTCTTCGATACCGATGATGCACTGGTGCGCATTGACATGTCGGAATACATGGAGAAATTCTCCGTGAGCCGATTGGTCGGCGCGCCTCCAGGATACGTCGGGTACGAAGAAGGCGGCCAACTGACCGAGAAGGTCCGTCGCAAACCGTATTCGGTCGTACTCTTGGACGAGATCGAGAAAGCGCATCCAGATGTGTTCAACATCCTGCTGCAAGTACTCGATGATGGCCAACTTACCGATTCGCTCGGTCGCCGCGTCGATTTCAAGAACACGATCATCATCATGACGTCGAACGTCGGCACCAAGGACATTAAGAAGCAGGCCCGCATCGGATTTGGGGAGTCTGCCGGCGGCGATGAACATACGAAGATGAAGGACCAGGTCGATGAGTCCATGAAGCGACTCTTCAATCCGGAATTCCTCAATCGTATCGACGACACGATTGTCTTCCGTCACCTCGAGAAGGACGATATCAAGCTGATCATCAAGATCTCGCTCGGCAAGTTGCTCAAGCGGGTGCATGAGATGGGCGTTGAGGTCGAACTGACCGATAAGGCGCTGGACTTCCTCTCCGAGAAAGGATATGACAAGACATTCGGCGCGCGCCCACTCAAGCGCGCAATGCAGAAATTTGTCGAAGACCCAATCGCCGAGGAAATTCTGAAGGGGACGGTCAAGGATGGTACACTCGTCAAGGTCGATGTCGCGGCTAACGGAGCAGAGTTGCTGTTTACGATCGAGACGAAGGCGGGTGTCGGACCGGACGCACAGCCCGTTTCCCTTCCAACGGCCTCGATCGATGAAGTGATGAAGGAAGCCGGCATCACGACGGCCCCACCAGAAGAAGAAGCGCACCACGAAGCGCACACGGATTCTGGCGGCGATCATCCAGAACCAGCAGAGGTATAA
- a CDS encoding IgGFc-binding protein, giving the protein MIQRIILACFLTCIAASAFGQGYQGRDFWICFPANAIYEQGTAIELTLHITSDSRTTGTIQLMNDTGKIPFSVEYGAEIPVEIDSSIVITSSGQVERKSIHVTCDHDITLTAVSHRKASTDSYVAIPTSMLGKEYIVAGYASLMSQGYPTFTSQAEIIATEDNTLVTAHLTATTRDGEPAGRTIMFVLNRGEVFQSQGAGDSAHSDLTGTIVTASKPIAFFTGHRCAQVPNDVQFCDMLLEEEPPANDWGKEFIVTKFEGKTYSVVRVIAREDSTEVVLNGARVASLQKGGYCEIDTLHSDAEIQASKPVLVAQYSTSANADSIKIGDPFMLIVVPNDRFIKEVATTSVGTGQWYHYLNIVAPDSAFSSIRVDGRKIGPNVKHTRIADKLSVVPLLVEAGRHVVNCVSPIAVYSYGFGALGENYDSYGHACGMRLDINK; this is encoded by the coding sequence ATGATCCAACGCATAATCCTCGCCTGTTTCCTGACTTGTATCGCCGCCTCTGCTTTTGGGCAGGGCTATCAAGGCCGCGATTTCTGGATTTGCTTTCCGGCCAATGCCATTTACGAGCAGGGTACCGCCATTGAGCTGACCCTTCATATCACGTCTGACTCGCGGACGACCGGCACAATCCAGCTGATGAACGACACAGGGAAGATCCCGTTTTCGGTCGAGTATGGAGCGGAAATTCCCGTTGAGATCGATTCGTCGATCGTTATCACTTCCAGCGGGCAGGTCGAGCGCAAGTCCATTCACGTCACGTGCGATCACGATATAACACTCACGGCCGTGAGTCATCGCAAGGCGAGCACCGATAGCTATGTGGCGATTCCAACGTCAATGCTTGGGAAGGAATATATCGTAGCAGGTTATGCCTCGTTGATGTCTCAAGGCTATCCGACTTTCACTTCTCAGGCAGAAATTATCGCAACCGAGGACAATACACTCGTGACGGCCCATCTGACTGCCACGACGCGTGATGGCGAGCCTGCCGGAAGGACGATCATGTTTGTGCTGAACCGTGGCGAAGTCTTCCAATCACAAGGCGCGGGCGATTCGGCGCATAGTGACCTGACTGGAACAATCGTGACAGCCAGCAAGCCCATCGCCTTCTTCACCGGCCATCGATGCGCGCAAGTGCCGAATGACGTGCAGTTCTGCGATATGCTGCTCGAAGAGGAGCCGCCGGCCAACGATTGGGGAAAGGAATTTATCGTGACGAAGTTCGAAGGCAAGACCTATTCTGTCGTGCGTGTCATTGCGCGGGAGGACTCAACAGAGGTCGTTCTCAATGGCGCCCGCGTGGCGAGTTTGCAGAAGGGAGGATATTGCGAAATCGACACACTTCATTCGGATGCAGAAATTCAGGCTTCGAAGCCAGTGCTTGTGGCGCAGTACTCGACGAGTGCAAATGCAGACAGCATCAAAATTGGCGATCCGTTTATGCTGATCGTAGTGCCGAACGACCGGTTTATCAAAGAAGTAGCGACGACCTCCGTCGGCACAGGTCAGTGGTATCATTACCTCAATATTGTGGCCCCCGACTCCGCGTTCAGTTCGATCCGCGTCGATGGCCGGAAGATTGGCCCAAACGTCAAGCATACACGAATAGCTGACAAACTGAGTGTCGTACCACTATTAGTGGAAGCTGGTCGCCATGTTGTGAATTGCGTGTCTCCCATTGCCGTCTATTCCTATGGATTTGGTGCTCTCGGCGAGAATTACGATTCCTACGGTCATGCCTGCGGAATGAGACTGGATATAAACAAATAG
- a CDS encoding ABC transporter ATP-binding protein, protein MKLLLRYLRGYRKLVLLTLGLAAVNTLFSLVDPMIFARILDNYVKKFEALSSSEFFGGVGPLILLMMGAAFVSRVAKNFQDYYTNVLTQRLGVQIYSEGVEHSLKLPYQVFEDQRSGETLGKLQKVRTDTEKVIQSAVGFVFTTLIGVLFVIGYSFYVHWSIVPAYFFGMAVIGYMSWVLGKKIKAIQKKIVTQTTALAGSTTESLRNIELVKSLGLADQEIRRLNSTTDKILQLELQKVKYIRRLSFLQGTVVNGLRNGILFLMLFLVFTHAITYGQFFALYIYSFFIFSPLQELGNIINTFREAEASLSIFEDLLKMPIEKKPEKPAAIGTIQSLAFDEVSFKHLSSSNFALSNISFETRRGETIAFVGPSGAGKTTLVKLLVGLYPPQAGRILYNGISGTDIDFDELRERMGMVTQDTQLFSGTIRENLRFVRPDATDAECMDVLQKASCQGLLARAPEGLDTVIGEGGVKVSGGEKQRLSIARALLRQPNLLVFDEATSSLDSLTEEEITETIREVSSRTDLITVMIAHRLSTIMHADRIFVLERGQIVESGHHADLLALKGLYYAMWRQQIGERHALHPAGATVTGNGKLITATGRVEPVSAVAR, encoded by the coding sequence ATGAAGCTCTTATTACGCTATCTTCGCGGATACCGCAAGCTCGTCCTACTGACGCTTGGCTTGGCGGCGGTCAATACACTGTTTTCGCTCGTCGATCCAATGATCTTCGCGCGGATTCTGGATAATTACGTCAAAAAGTTCGAGGCGCTCTCCTCCTCCGAATTCTTTGGGGGCGTGGGACCGCTGATCCTGCTCATGATGGGCGCCGCGTTTGTCTCGCGAGTGGCCAAGAATTTTCAGGACTATTATACCAACGTCCTGACGCAGCGGCTCGGAGTCCAGATCTATAGCGAAGGCGTCGAGCATTCGCTCAAGCTGCCGTATCAGGTTTTCGAAGACCAACGAAGCGGTGAGACACTCGGGAAATTGCAGAAAGTTCGAACAGATACCGAGAAGGTTATCCAATCTGCAGTTGGCTTTGTGTTCACGACGCTCATCGGCGTTCTGTTCGTCATTGGCTATTCATTCTATGTTCACTGGAGCATTGTTCCGGCCTACTTCTTCGGAATGGCGGTGATCGGTTACATGAGTTGGGTACTCGGAAAGAAGATCAAGGCCATCCAAAAGAAGATTGTAACTCAGACAACCGCGCTTGCCGGATCCACGACAGAATCGCTCCGCAATATCGAGCTTGTCAAGAGTCTTGGACTTGCCGATCAGGAAATCCGCCGGTTGAACTCGACGACGGACAAGATTCTGCAGCTCGAACTTCAAAAGGTGAAGTATATCCGGCGCCTTAGCTTCCTGCAAGGGACTGTTGTGAACGGTCTGCGCAATGGCATTCTGTTCCTCATGCTGTTTCTCGTGTTCACCCACGCGATCACGTATGGGCAGTTTTTCGCGCTGTACATTTATTCGTTCTTCATTTTCAGTCCGCTGCAGGAGCTTGGAAATATCATCAATACATTCCGAGAAGCCGAAGCATCACTTAGCATATTCGAAGACTTGCTGAAAATGCCAATCGAGAAAAAGCCGGAGAAGCCCGCAGCAATCGGCACGATTCAGAGTCTGGCATTCGACGAAGTCTCCTTCAAGCATCTCTCTTCCTCCAACTTCGCGCTCTCCAATATATCGTTTGAGACTCGGCGGGGTGAGACCATTGCATTCGTCGGACCATCCGGAGCTGGCAAGACCACGCTGGTGAAGCTACTCGTCGGACTGTATCCACCGCAGGCAGGTCGAATCCTTTACAATGGAATTTCCGGGACGGATATCGACTTCGACGAACTCCGCGAGCGGATGGGAATGGTCACGCAGGATACGCAGCTCTTCAGCGGGACCATCCGCGAGAACCTCAGATTCGTCCGGCCTGATGCGACGGATGCCGAGTGCATGGACGTGCTACAAAAAGCTTCCTGTCAAGGTCTGCTTGCCCGCGCGCCGGAGGGATTAGACACGGTGATCGGCGAAGGCGGCGTAAAAGTCTCAGGTGGTGAAAAGCAGCGACTCTCTATTGCGCGCGCCTTGCTCCGACAGCCGAACCTGCTTGTGTTTGACGAGGCGACGTCTTCGCTCGATTCACTGACCGAAGAAGAGATCACGGAGACGATTCGCGAGGTTTCGAGCCGGACCGATCTCATTACCGTCATGATCGCACACCGGCTTTCGACCATCATGCATGCCGACCGGATCTTCGTGCTCGAACGAGGCCAGATCGTCGAGTCGGGCCATCACGCCGACTTGCTCGCGCTCAAAGGACTTTACTATGCCATGTGGCGTCAGCAGATTGGGGAGAGACATGCCCTCCATCCTGCGGGTGCGACTGTGACAGGTAATGGCAAGTTAATTACCGCGACTGGACGAGTCGAGCCGGTTAGCGCTGTTGCCCGCTAA
- the lat gene encoding L-lysine 6-transaminase → MKAAILTDNQPASNGHSMNGGTSRKFEPVTILPDKVHETLNRHMLADGYDLVVDLERSRGSWIEDARSGKRFLDFFTFFGSSPIGLNHPKLFEPSFQEKLRRAAVNKPSSSDAYTVEMAEFVETFARLAMPEYLPHSFFIEGGALAVENAIKTAFDWKVRKNFARGYTAERGRLIMHFRYAFHGRSGYTMSLTNTDPNKTQYFPKFKEWPRIDSPYLHFPQTEANRELARKDEARAVQQMKDAFINNPDDIAAIIIEPIQAEGGDHHFSPAFFQSLRELADENEAMLIFDEVQTGIGLTGKMWAHEHFVKPDLMSFGKKTQVCGFLASNRVDEVHDNVFQRSSRLNSTFGGNLVDMLRCKRYLEIITEEKLVEHAAIEGEFLLEEVEKLGMEFPELVSEARGRGLMCAFDLAEAQMRDLLKAKCFEEGLILIGAGDRSIRFRPPLNITREELQIGLNIIREQLKELSLRDY, encoded by the coding sequence ATGAAAGCTGCAATCCTCACCGACAATCAGCCAGCTTCGAACGGTCATTCCATGAATGGCGGCACCTCCCGCAAGTTCGAGCCGGTCACTATCCTTCCCGACAAAGTACACGAGACGCTGAACCGGCACATGTTGGCCGATGGCTACGATCTCGTCGTCGATCTGGAGCGCTCGCGCGGCTCCTGGATCGAAGACGCCCGAAGTGGCAAGCGATTCCTCGATTTCTTTACATTCTTCGGATCGAGCCCGATCGGGCTGAACCATCCGAAGCTCTTTGAGCCGTCCTTTCAGGAGAAACTCCGGCGCGCGGCAGTCAACAAGCCGTCGAGCTCAGATGCATACACCGTTGAGATGGCCGAATTCGTCGAGACTTTTGCACGTCTGGCGATGCCGGAGTATCTGCCGCATTCATTCTTTATCGAAGGAGGCGCGCTTGCAGTCGAAAACGCTATTAAGACGGCATTCGATTGGAAAGTCCGTAAGAACTTCGCACGCGGCTATACCGCAGAACGTGGACGGCTCATCATGCACTTCCGTTACGCATTTCATGGCCGCTCGGGGTACACGATGTCGCTCACGAATACAGATCCGAATAAGACACAGTACTTCCCGAAGTTCAAGGAGTGGCCGCGCATCGATTCTCCGTATCTACACTTTCCGCAGACCGAAGCCAATCGCGAGTTGGCGCGCAAGGACGAAGCCCGTGCCGTGCAACAGATGAAGGACGCCTTCATCAATAATCCGGATGACATTGCCGCGATCATTATCGAGCCCATCCAGGCCGAAGGTGGCGATCACCACTTTTCGCCCGCATTCTTCCAATCGTTGCGCGAACTTGCGGACGAGAACGAAGCCATGCTGATTTTCGACGAAGTGCAGACCGGCATCGGACTGACTGGGAAAATGTGGGCGCATGAGCACTTTGTCAAACCTGATCTCATGAGCTTTGGCAAAAAGACGCAAGTATGCGGATTCCTTGCCTCGAACCGCGTGGACGAGGTCCACGACAATGTCTTCCAACGCTCGAGCCGGTTGAACTCGACGTTCGGAGGCAACTTGGTCGATATGCTCCGCTGCAAACGCTATCTCGAAATCATCACTGAAGAGAAACTTGTCGAGCATGCGGCGATCGAAGGCGAATTCCTGCTCGAAGAGGTCGAGAAACTTGGGATGGAATTCCCCGAACTCGTTTCCGAAGCCCGCGGCCGCGGCCTGATGTGCGCGTTCGATCTGGCCGAAGCGCAAATGCGCGACCTCCTAAAGGCGAAATGCTTCGAGGAAGGTCTGATTCTGATCGGCGCGGGCGACCGCTCAATTCGCTTCCGTCCGCCGCTGAACATCACACGCGAAGAACTTCAGATCGGACTCAATATCATTCGGGAGCAACTCAAGGAGTTGAGTCTTAGAGATTACTAA
- a CDS encoding DUF1864 family protein translates to MPITISPDDYSAWMRLRFPELNKAIDDGPALGAIHALAEESVRACSAISHVCKQERERFTYISMIHSSLYRHERAVPSEELKLAVGKVESVMIPLAASLGVEHRFLAFFYLLHNPKVNGLHAQFRPGPGEAAFANINREGTKYFQSAALQLLEAHKRLSSGSKDVLELLHSATADFERIVTLNRELAQTLDRDEFKALTEYFQTVVVQGRTLRGVNAGDQPWSYIIDLLLGVNLKHVFEIAFDRKYPPEVQTVADAIIHEFNHGDYLRRNYLLPEDYAKLEETEALFANGAPNIIAAVASGDSEILSALRDVAQTYLMTSNTHLGLARKFVPVDPESHTQIGSSGTNIQKFLKDGLIDERARTLAVVERLRDQG, encoded by the coding sequence TTGCCAATTACCATTTCGCCCGACGATTACTCCGCCTGGATGCGACTCCGCTTCCCGGAGTTGAATAAAGCTATCGATGATGGCCCCGCGCTCGGTGCCATCCACGCGCTCGCGGAAGAATCCGTTCGTGCCTGCAGCGCAATTTCTCACGTGTGCAAGCAGGAGCGCGAGCGATTCACCTATATCTCGATGATTCACAGCTCGCTCTATCGGCACGAGCGAGCTGTGCCATCGGAGGAACTGAAGCTGGCCGTGGGAAAAGTAGAATCTGTGATGATTCCGCTTGCCGCCTCGCTTGGGGTCGAGCACCGTTTCCTGGCGTTCTTCTATCTGTTGCACAATCCCAAAGTGAATGGCCTCCACGCCCAATTCCGTCCGGGACCGGGCGAGGCTGCTTTCGCGAACATCAACCGCGAAGGGACCAAGTACTTCCAAAGTGCTGCGCTTCAATTACTCGAAGCGCACAAACGACTCTCGTCGGGATCCAAAGACGTCCTCGAACTTCTCCATAGCGCCACAGCCGACTTCGAGCGCATTGTAACATTGAACCGTGAACTGGCGCAGACGCTCGACCGCGATGAATTCAAAGCATTGACCGAGTACTTCCAGACCGTCGTGGTCCAGGGCCGCACGTTGCGCGGAGTGAATGCTGGCGACCAACCGTGGTCCTATATCATCGATCTCCTGCTTGGAGTGAATCTCAAGCACGTATTCGAGATTGCGTTCGATCGGAAGTATCCGCCAGAGGTCCAAACGGTAGCGGATGCCATCATCCACGAGTTCAATCACGGCGATTATCTTAGACGTAATTATCTGCTGCCGGAAGACTACGCGAAGCTCGAGGAAACCGAAGCCTTGTTTGCCAATGGAGCCCCAAACATCATTGCCGCAGTTGCATCGGGCGACAGCGAAATCCTGAGCGCCTTGCGCGATGTCGCCCAGACCTATCTCATGACATCGAATACGCATCTTGGTCTGGCCCGGAAGTTTGTCCCGGTCGATCCGGAAAGCCACACACAGATTGGCTCTTCGGGGACGAATATTCAGAAATTCTTGAAGGATGGGCTGATTGATGAACGGGCACGCACCCTCGCCGTTGTGGAGCGGCTGAGGGATCAAGGTTGA
- a CDS encoding cyclopropane-fatty-acyl-phospholipid synthase family protein: MQQIKNITDVVSVKDQSVKSRYQNGVKIPITTFIEDYMNGRVDLKCSVQEIIQNRTFFFNYKYTQHHLKFLFSKFIPQVTIHSKAQDERVIRDHYDRGNDFFAGFLGDRMVYTSGFFKTGLEDLETAQDQKMNLVCQKLQMKKGERHLDIGCGWGTLVAHSAKYYGTDSTGITIAQKGADYANDQIERWGVKSHARVHRMDYRSIPQDKFDKISCLEMAEHVGVKYFQRFMRQIAGLLKDDGLFYLQIAGLRAGYHQESLVWGGFMGEYIFPGADASCPLSFVVKRLEGAGFEIHSVENVGIHYSLTIQKWYNNWQSHKAEILAKYGEWWFRCWEIFLAWSVDIAKQGNSTCFQIVCNKNLDAYNRARFFGGVNLGERDLISNTKVASGGVLEAA; the protein is encoded by the coding sequence ATGCAGCAAATCAAGAATATCACGGACGTCGTTTCCGTCAAGGATCAGAGCGTGAAGTCGCGCTATCAGAACGGTGTCAAGATTCCGATCACGACATTCATCGAGGACTACATGAACGGGCGTGTGGATCTCAAATGCTCGGTGCAGGAGATCATCCAGAACCGAACGTTCTTTTTCAATTACAAATACACGCAGCACCATCTGAAATTTCTGTTCTCGAAGTTCATACCCCAGGTCACCATCCACTCGAAGGCGCAGGATGAGCGGGTGATACGGGATCACTACGATCGCGGCAATGATTTCTTCGCTGGATTTTTAGGTGACCGTATGGTCTATACGTCTGGCTTTTTCAAGACGGGTCTCGAGGACTTGGAGACGGCGCAGGACCAGAAGATGAACCTCGTCTGCCAAAAATTGCAGATGAAGAAAGGCGAGCGCCACCTTGATATTGGCTGCGGATGGGGAACGCTCGTCGCACATTCTGCCAAGTATTACGGGACGGACTCGACCGGTATCACGATTGCGCAAAAGGGCGCGGACTACGCGAACGATCAAATCGAGCGTTGGGGTGTCAAGAGTCATGCTCGCGTTCACCGCATGGACTACCGCTCGATCCCGCAGGACAAGTTCGATAAGATCTCATGCCTCGAAATGGCCGAGCACGTGGGCGTTAAATATTTCCAGCGCTTCATGAGGCAGATTGCCGGACTATTGAAAGACGACGGGCTTTTTTATCTTCAGATCGCCGGACTTCGCGCCGGATATCATCAGGAGTCGCTCGTGTGGGGCGGATTTATGGGAGAGTATATCTTCCCTGGTGCTGACGCGAGTTGCCCGCTCAGTTTTGTTGTCAAGCGCCTCGAAGGTGCCGGCTTCGAAATTCACTCGGTCGAAAATGTTGGTATCCATTACTCACTCACGATCCAGAAGTGGTACAACAACTGGCAATCGCACAAAGCAGAAATTCTTGCCAAGTATGGCGAGTGGTGGTTCCGTTGCTGGGAGATCTTCCTGGCCTGGTCGGTCGATATTGCGAAGCAAGGTAATTCGACCTGCTTCCAGATCGTCTGCAATAAGAACCTCGATGCCTACAACCGCGCGCGCTTCTTCGGTGGCGTAAACTTAGGTGAGCGCGACCTTATATCGAACACGAAGGTTGCCTCTGGCGGAGTGCTGGAAGCAGCCTAA
- the yidD gene encoding membrane protein insertion efficiency factor YidD, producing MRTIFIFLIRAYQQLISPLFPPSCRYTPTCSEYAVQAIERHGIFAGGWLAVKRISRCHPFHKGGYDPVP from the coding sequence ATCAGAACGATCTTTATCTTCCTCATTCGGGCGTATCAGCAGCTCATATCGCCGCTGTTCCCGCCGTCGTGCCGGTATACTCCGACCTGCTCGGAGTATGCGGTGCAGGCAATCGAGCGGCACGGGATATTCGCTGGCGGATGGCTCGCGGTGAAGCGTATTAGCCGATGTCACCCCTTCCACAAAGGCGGCTACGACCCTGTACCCTAA